The following proteins come from a genomic window of Myxococcota bacterium:
- a CDS encoding GNAT family N-acetyltransferase, which yields MGEQRNPALPARATATDARALAALAARAQPGGWPGWSEPSFREELADGGALAWIARESDPAAAARAGLVARVLAAAAAGATAAGRAGEIELRWLAVRPDARRRGLAAALVDALLAEAARRRSHVLLEVRASNAPATALYASRGFVVAGRRARYYRDGEDALVLRRDAESP from the coding sequence ATGGGAGAGCAGCGGAATCCGGCGCTTCCGGCGCGCGCGACGGCGACGGACGCGCGCGCGCTCGCGGCGCTCGCGGCGCGCGCGCAGCCCGGCGGCTGGCCGGGCTGGAGCGAGCCGTCGTTCCGGGAGGAGCTCGCGGACGGCGGGGCGCTCGCGTGGATCGCGCGCGAGTCCGACCCGGCCGCCGCCGCGCGCGCGGGCCTCGTCGCGCGCGTGCTGGCCGCGGCCGCCGCGGGCGCGACGGCGGCCGGCCGCGCGGGCGAGATCGAGCTGCGCTGGCTGGCGGTGCGCCCGGACGCGCGCCGCCGCGGCCTCGCCGCGGCGCTCGTCGACGCGCTCCTCGCCGAGGCCGCGCGCCGGCGCTCGCACGTGCTGCTCGAGGTGCGCGCGTCGAACGCGCCGGCGACGGCGCTCTACGCGTCGCGCGGCTTCGTGGTCGCGGGTCGGCGGGCACGCTATTACCGCGACGGCGAGGATGCGCTCGTGCTCCGCCGGGATGCAGAGTCGCCCTGA
- a CDS encoding dihydroorotate dehydrogenase electron transfer subunit produces MSHPPSSPFPSRTDAAALPLRALARVLANEREGAGAGAASHRLRVQWPGFAGFAPGQFAMVSPGAIGSAERCDPLLPRPMAIYRAEPGAGGGEVEILYKVHGRGTALLADARPGERVRVVGPLGRPFPLPEAGQAALLVGGGTGIASLYELASRARAASGARVAVLLGARSAGDLMAVADFEALGVDVRIATEDGSAGARGLVTALLDAALAEDTARGALVYACGPTPMMRAAADVAAAHGCGCIVSLENRMACGVGVCLGCAAPVRAGGYALVCRRGPVFDADDVAWDGLP; encoded by the coding sequence TTGTCGCATCCCCCGTCCTCGCCGTTCCCGAGTCGCACCGACGCCGCGGCGCTGCCGCTGCGCGCGCTCGCGCGCGTGCTCGCGAACGAGCGCGAAGGCGCGGGAGCGGGGGCGGCGAGCCATCGGCTGCGCGTGCAGTGGCCGGGCTTCGCGGGCTTCGCCCCGGGTCAGTTCGCGATGGTCTCGCCGGGGGCGATCGGGAGCGCCGAGCGCTGCGACCCGCTGCTGCCGCGCCCCATGGCGATCTACCGCGCGGAGCCCGGGGCCGGCGGCGGCGAGGTCGAGATCCTCTACAAGGTCCACGGGCGTGGGACGGCGCTGCTCGCCGACGCGCGTCCGGGCGAGCGCGTGCGGGTCGTCGGGCCGCTCGGGCGGCCGTTCCCGCTTCCGGAGGCCGGGCAGGCCGCGCTGCTCGTCGGCGGCGGAACGGGCATCGCGTCGCTGTACGAGCTCGCGTCGCGCGCGCGCGCCGCGAGCGGCGCGCGCGTCGCCGTGCTGCTCGGCGCGCGCAGCGCGGGCGACCTGATGGCCGTCGCCGACTTCGAGGCGCTCGGCGTCGACGTGCGCATAGCGACCGAGGACGGGAGCGCGGGCGCGCGCGGCCTCGTCACGGCGCTTCTCGACGCGGCGCTCGCCGAGGACACTGCGCGCGGCGCGCTCGTCTACGCGTGCGGCCCGACCCCGATGATGCGCGCCGCCGCGGACGTCGCGGCCGCGCACGGATGCGGCTGCATCGTGTCGCTCGAGAACCGCATGGCGTGCGGCGTCGGCGTGTGCCTCGGCTGCGCGGCGCCGGTGCGCGCGGGCGGCTACGCGCTCGTGTGCCGGCGCGGGCCCGTATTCGATGCGGACGACGTCGCCTGGGACGGCCTGCCGTGA
- a CDS encoding protein kinase: MARIAAFALAVSLGVTAAAGLAVLHAPDAGATRSVRDAIAKVSGDRALASRTLDTLGSAPVAYGAGGLALALFAVALRRRRERGDPDASEQGSTGGASKLDRRLVKKSLKQAHALARKGQYHDAAEILFSCDDFDKAAELFLKAGEPTRAAEIRHDQNRFLEAAELYVEAEDFASAATIFAQQGEFARAADCYLEVDGKSTAAEMFEKAGDFRRAAELYREVEFLRHAAQCYVKCQLWLEAAECLDQVFTDETLKGGAQDPAKQAELLKLVRQAGKLFLRAQAPERALAVLERGRCEAEAAAIAMQLGEYGRASELFKDAGDLEKAAGALQALGETAEAERLLGEHFRSQGDLRTAAEHLASAHDHMAAGDLYRQLEAFAEAGECYARQQEHAQAAEMFHLAGDRVRAADEYERAGSYAQAAECCALSGQGEREAALLEKAGRLLEAGQAYHREGMDDEAITVLQQVTGEGFATASALLADIFRARGQLSLAIKQLRQAIGDAELDRDTLPMFYTLATLFEANHAPVEALEIYEKIMGIDYHHRDVEQRVVRLRPAVQDHEPALTSQGTTSAPTVAVSSQSGRYEIVGELGRGGMGIVYKARDTALDRLVAFKVLPDSLRENPQALRNFFREAKAAAKLNHPNIVTIYDTGEQDGRYYIAMEYVDGTTLKEILRRRGAISPAGVLHVLVQICEALAYAHEKKVVHRDIKTANAMWTRDKKAKIMDFGLAKVVEEVRNHTTVVSGTPYYMSPEQTLGKNVDHRTDIYSLGVTAFELVTGSVPFKEGNIPYHHVHTPAPDVRSIRPEVPEALARIIDRCLAKDADARFQSATEILDAVKASLAS, translated from the coding sequence GTGGCTCGCATTGCCGCGTTCGCGCTCGCGGTCTCCCTCGGCGTCACGGCTGCGGCGGGCCTCGCCGTCCTCCACGCGCCGGACGCGGGAGCGACGCGCTCCGTTCGCGACGCGATCGCGAAGGTGAGCGGCGATCGCGCGCTCGCGTCCCGCACCCTCGACACGCTCGGCTCCGCCCCCGTCGCGTACGGCGCCGGCGGACTCGCGCTCGCGCTGTTCGCGGTCGCCCTGCGCCGGCGCAGGGAGCGCGGCGACCCCGACGCGTCGGAGCAGGGCTCGACGGGCGGGGCGTCGAAGCTCGACCGCCGGCTCGTCAAGAAGTCGCTGAAGCAGGCACACGCGCTCGCGCGCAAGGGCCAGTACCACGACGCCGCCGAGATCCTCTTCTCGTGCGACGACTTCGACAAGGCGGCCGAGCTCTTCCTGAAGGCGGGCGAGCCGACGCGCGCCGCCGAGATCCGCCACGACCAGAACCGCTTCCTCGAGGCGGCCGAGCTCTACGTCGAGGCCGAGGATTTCGCCTCGGCCGCGACGATCTTCGCGCAGCAGGGCGAGTTCGCGCGCGCCGCCGACTGCTATCTCGAGGTGGACGGCAAGAGCACGGCCGCCGAGATGTTCGAGAAGGCGGGCGACTTCCGGCGGGCCGCGGAGCTCTACCGCGAGGTCGAGTTCCTCCGGCACGCCGCGCAATGTTATGTGAAGTGCCAGCTCTGGCTCGAGGCCGCGGAGTGCCTCGACCAGGTCTTCACCGACGAGACGCTCAAGGGAGGCGCGCAGGATCCGGCGAAGCAGGCCGAGCTGCTCAAGCTCGTCCGTCAGGCCGGCAAGCTCTTCCTGCGCGCGCAGGCGCCCGAGCGCGCGCTCGCGGTGCTCGAACGAGGCCGCTGCGAGGCCGAGGCCGCCGCGATCGCCATGCAGCTCGGCGAGTACGGACGCGCCTCCGAGCTCTTCAAGGACGCGGGCGACCTCGAGAAGGCCGCCGGTGCGCTGCAGGCACTCGGCGAGACCGCGGAGGCCGAGCGGCTGCTCGGCGAGCACTTCCGGAGCCAGGGCGATCTGCGCACCGCCGCCGAACACCTCGCCTCCGCGCACGACCACATGGCGGCCGGCGACCTCTACCGACAGCTCGAGGCGTTCGCCGAGGCGGGCGAGTGCTATGCGCGGCAGCAGGAGCACGCCCAGGCCGCCGAGATGTTCCACCTCGCCGGCGACCGCGTGCGCGCCGCGGACGAGTACGAGCGCGCGGGAAGCTATGCGCAGGCCGCGGAGTGCTGTGCGCTCTCGGGACAGGGCGAGCGCGAGGCCGCGCTGCTCGAGAAGGCCGGGCGCCTGCTCGAGGCGGGCCAGGCCTACCACCGCGAGGGCATGGACGACGAGGCCATCACCGTCCTCCAGCAGGTGACCGGCGAGGGCTTCGCGACCGCGTCCGCGCTCCTCGCCGACATCTTCCGCGCGCGCGGGCAGCTCTCGCTCGCGATCAAGCAGCTCCGTCAGGCGATCGGCGACGCCGAGCTCGATCGCGACACGCTCCCGATGTTCTACACGCTCGCGACGCTCTTCGAGGCGAACCACGCACCGGTCGAGGCGCTCGAGATCTACGAGAAGATCATGGGCATCGACTACCACCATCGCGACGTCGAGCAGCGCGTGGTGCGGCTGCGCCCGGCCGTGCAGGACCACGAGCCCGCGCTCACGTCGCAGGGCACGACCAGCGCGCCGACCGTCGCCGTGAGCTCGCAGTCCGGCCGCTACGAGATCGTCGGCGAGCTCGGCCGCGGCGGGATGGGCATCGTCTACAAGGCGCGCGACACGGCGCTCGATCGCCTCGTCGCGTTCAAGGTGCTCCCCGACTCGCTGCGCGAGAACCCGCAGGCGCTCCGGAACTTCTTCCGCGAGGCGAAGGCCGCCGCGAAGCTCAACCACCCGAACATCGTGACCATCTACGACACGGGCGAGCAGGACGGCCGCTACTACATCGCGATGGAGTACGTGGACGGCACGACGCTCAAGGAGATCCTGCGGCGACGCGGGGCGATCTCGCCCGCCGGCGTCCTCCACGTCCTGGTCCAGATCTGCGAGGCGCTCGCATACGCGCACGAGAAGAAGGTCGTGCACCGCGACATCAAGACGGCGAACGCGATGTGGACGCGCGACAAGAAGGCCAAGATCATGGACTTCGGCCTCGCGAAGGTCGTCGAGGAGGTGCGCAACCACACGACCGTCGTCTCGGGAACGCCGTACTACATGAGTCCCGAGCAGACGCTCGGGAAGAACGTCGACCACCGCACCGACATCTACTCGCTCGGTGTCACGGCGTTCGAGCTCGTCACGGGGAGCGTGCCGTTCAAGGAGGGCAACATCCCCTACCACCACGTCCACACGCCCGCGCCCGACGTCCGGTCGATCCGGCCCGAGGTGCCGGAGGCGCTCGCGCGGATCATCGATCGCTGCCTCGCCAAGGACGCCGATGCGCGCTTCCAGAGCGCGACCGAGATCCTCGACGCCGTGAAGGCGTCGCTCGCGTCCTGA
- a CDS encoding PilZ domain-containing protein: MARNSIDSSRRFRRRTVRLLVDYMAPDGVRCEYATTLGAGGLFIETEEPVRADSLLKLRFRLSDQHELHEIEGRVVWVRRTDEGGRPHAPGMGVQFTDSVGCSALARELEDLDL; the protein is encoded by the coding sequence ATGGCACGCAATTCGATCGACTCGAGCCGGCGCTTCCGACGCCGCACGGTGCGACTGCTCGTCGACTACATGGCGCCCGACGGCGTGCGCTGCGAGTACGCGACCACGCTCGGCGCGGGCGGACTGTTCATCGAGACCGAGGAGCCGGTGCGCGCGGACTCGCTGCTCAAGCTCCGCTTCCGCCTGTCGGACCAGCACGAGCTGCACGAGATCGAGGGGCGCGTCGTGTGGGTGCGGCGCACCGACGAAGGCGGCCGCCCGCACGCACCCGGCATGGGCGTCCAGTTCACGGACAGCGTCGGCTGCAGCGCGCTCGCGCGCGAGCTCGAGGACCTCGACCTCTAG
- the lpxC gene encoding UDP-3-O-acyl-N-acetylglucosamine deacetylase: protein MQRQHTLAGEARFVGVGLHGGRVVAMRVAPAPADAGVVFVRTDLDSAEIPARSSALGSVRRATTLRCGEASVATVEHLLAALFALGIDNARVELDGPEVPAADGSAAPFVALLERAGRVAQDAERVRLRLARPIEIEDGTRRIRALPADGLHVRYAIDFPHPAIGRQELALGPIDAELFARALAPARTFGFVEEVEALRSAGLALGGDLANAVVFDAKGVITPGGLRVPDEPVRHKALDLVGDLALLGRPLDAAIEVERGGHALHQRLVAAIGAQTDASG, encoded by the coding sequence ATGCAGCGACAGCACACGCTCGCCGGAGAGGCGCGCTTCGTCGGCGTCGGTCTCCACGGCGGCCGCGTCGTCGCGATGCGCGTGGCCCCGGCGCCCGCGGACGCGGGCGTCGTGTTCGTCCGGACCGACCTCGACTCGGCCGAGATCCCCGCGCGCTCGAGCGCGCTCGGCTCGGTGCGCCGCGCGACGACGCTGCGCTGCGGCGAGGCGAGTGTCGCCACGGTCGAGCACCTGCTCGCCGCGCTCTTCGCGCTCGGCATCGACAACGCGCGCGTCGAGCTCGACGGGCCCGAGGTGCCGGCCGCCGACGGGAGCGCAGCGCCCTTCGTCGCGCTCCTCGAACGCGCCGGTCGCGTCGCGCAGGACGCGGAGCGCGTGCGGCTGCGTCTCGCGCGGCCGATCGAGATCGAGGACGGCACGCGCCGCATTCGCGCGCTCCCCGCCGACGGACTCCACGTGCGCTACGCGATCGACTTCCCGCATCCCGCGATCGGACGCCAGGAGCTCGCGCTCGGGCCGATCGACGCCGAGCTCTTCGCGCGGGCGCTCGCGCCCGCGCGCACGTTCGGATTCGTCGAGGAGGTCGAGGCCCTGCGCAGCGCGGGTCTCGCGCTCGGTGGCGATCTCGCGAACGCGGTCGTCTTCGACGCGAAGGGCGTGATCACGCCGGGCGGGCTGCGCGTCCCCGACGAGCCCGTGCGCCACAAGGCCCTCGACCTCGTCGGCGATCTCGCCCTGCTCGGGCGGCCGCTCGACGCCGCGATCGAGGTCGAGCGCGGCGGTCACGCGCTCCACCAGCGCCTCGTCGCGGCGATCGGCGCGCAGACGGACGCGAGTGGCTGA
- a CDS encoding dihydroorotate dehydrogenase — MSARGSASERVDLTARLGRVVLRNPVLTASGTFGYGSELAPFLDPRRLGAVVAKSLTIAPRVGNPPPRIAEARAGMLNAISLENVGVDAFLAEKLPALPDGTAVVASAFGTAIDDYAEVCRRLRGADKVVAVEINASCPHVKEGGIEFGQSPRVLGELVRAARAATDAPLWVKLSPNVTSIAEMARVAEGEGADAVSLINSVQALDVDVETRRPVLANGLGGLSGPAILPIALRMTWQAAQAVSIPVCGIGGIRSAEDAIKFLMCGASAVQVGTATYLDPGVAGEIVDGVEAWCAERGVARSADLVGTLELRRR, encoded by the coding sequence GTGAGCGCGCGCGGGAGCGCGTCGGAGCGCGTCGACCTGACCGCGCGGCTCGGCCGCGTGGTGCTGCGCAACCCGGTGCTCACGGCCTCCGGCACGTTCGGCTACGGCAGCGAGCTCGCGCCCTTCCTCGACCCGCGCCGCCTCGGCGCCGTCGTCGCGAAGAGCCTGACGATCGCGCCGCGCGTCGGGAACCCGCCGCCGCGGATCGCGGAGGCCCGGGCCGGCATGCTGAACGCGATCAGCCTCGAGAACGTGGGCGTCGACGCGTTCCTCGCCGAGAAGCTGCCCGCGCTGCCGGACGGCACGGCCGTCGTGGCGAGCGCGTTCGGCACCGCGATCGACGACTACGCCGAGGTGTGCCGGCGGCTGCGCGGGGCGGACAAGGTGGTCGCGGTCGAGATCAACGCCTCCTGTCCGCACGTGAAGGAGGGCGGGATCGAGTTCGGGCAGAGCCCGCGGGTGCTCGGCGAGCTCGTGCGCGCCGCGCGGGCGGCCACGGACGCGCCGTTGTGGGTCAAGCTCTCGCCGAACGTCACGAGCATCGCCGAGATGGCGCGCGTCGCCGAGGGCGAGGGCGCCGACGCGGTGTCGCTCATCAACTCCGTCCAGGCGCTCGACGTCGACGTCGAGACGCGGCGCCCCGTGCTCGCGAACGGGCTCGGCGGGCTCTCGGGCCCCGCCATCCTCCCGATCGCGCTGCGAATGACGTGGCAGGCGGCGCAGGCGGTCTCGATCCCGGTCTGCGGGATCGGCGGCATCCGCAGCGCCGAGGACGCGATCAAGTTCCTGATGTGCGGAGCGAGCGCCGTCCAGGTCGGCACCGCGACCTACCTGGACCCGGGCGTCGCGGGCGAGATCGTCGACGGCGTCGAGGCCTGGTGCGCGGAGCGCGGGGTCGCGCGCTCGGCCGACCTGGTGGGCACGCTCGAGCTGCGCCGGCGCTGA